One Syntrophales bacterium genomic region harbors:
- the rpiB gene encoding ribose 5-phosphate isomerase B → MVTEKIVIGSDHAGYSLKEALKEYLTEMGQEITDVGTHGRDDADYPDFGIMVGKKVSSGEFTRGILFCGSGVGMAIIANKFPSVRAVLCLDEDTARMSRLHNDTNVLVLAGRQTDTETAKAIIATWLKTAFEGGRHQRRLDKIRELEKRLFRQVIVKTGGQILNDDVNEN, encoded by the coding sequence ATGGTTACAGAAAAAATCGTCATCGGCTCAGACCACGCCGGATATTCCCTTAAAGAGGCACTCAAGGAATACTTAACCGAAATGGGTCAGGAGATTACTGATGTGGGGACCCACGGGAGGGATGATGCCGACTATCCTGACTTTGGTATCATGGTGGGCAAAAAGGTTTCTTCGGGAGAATTTACCCGGGGTATACTGTTCTGTGGTTCTGGTGTCGGCATGGCCATCATCGCTAATAAATTCCCCTCTGTCAGGGCGGTTTTATGCCTCGATGAAGATACGGCACGCATGAGCAGGCTCCACAACGATACCAATGTCCTTGTCCTTGCAGGGAGGCAAACGGATACAGAAACAGCGAAAGCGATTATCGCCACCTGGTTGAAAACGGCCTTTGAGGGGGGGCGTCATCAGAGACGTCTCGATAAAATCAGGGAACTGGAAAAGAGACTGTTCAGGCAGGTAATTGTTAAAACAGGAGGACAGATACTCAATGACGATGTTAATGAAAACTGA